The Chamaesiphon minutus PCC 6605 DNA window AAGTTACAACATCTTTAAAAGATCTATAATTACCAACGCTGAATTCAATCATCTAAAAATTACAATATCTCGAACAGATCTCATCCTCTCAATTACTGTTGCGTTCGAGTGGAACAACCGCAACCAAACTCGATCGAGAGATAATCTGCTTGGCCGATCGATCGAACTTAATTTATTTTATCGCATCCCTCCTCAATAACTGCTATCCTAGTAGATTGCTCTCCTGCTCAAACACATCATGTTTCCCGAAAATTTGCCTACTGACAGTTCGAGCGAACTGCCTGTCAACAGCCCTTCAATGAAACAAGGCGATGTGGTAGAAATCCAGATCGTCGATGTCAGCGAGAGTGGTGAAGGCGTAGGGCGAGTAAACGACCGAGTCGTGTTCGTTCCCGATACAGTTACAGGCGATCGCATTGCCGCCAGAATTACCCATGTCAAACGTCAGTACGCCCACGGCAAATTATTAGAAGTGCTTGAGGCTTCTCCGCACCGCGTGCGCCCCAGTTGTATCGTGGCGGATAAGTGCGGCGGCTGTCAGTTGCAGCATATTGACTATGACTACCAACTAGCAGCAAAAGAAAATCAAGTATTGCAAGCTCTCAAACGCATCGGTGGATTTGCCGAGCCTCCCGTCGCGCCAATTGTCGGCGCACGCGGCAACTTTGCCTATCGCAACAAAGTTACCTATCCACTCGGCGTCAGCGACTCCGGTACAGTCAAAGCTGGCTATTATCGTAAAGGTACCCATCAAATCGTCAATCTCAATCAATGTCCGGTACAAGACGAGCGGCTGAATCCACTGCTCGCCGAGATCAAACAAGATATTCAAGATCGCGGTTGGCAAATTTATCAACCTGAGAGTAAAGGTGCCAGAGAACCGGGCGCGCGTCGCACGGGAGTTCAAATCGTTGTCACTCAAGAGCGCGATTTGGGTGTGAGCGATCGCGGCATCCCCAAACCCAAGCTCCGCAACCGTCAGACAGTTACCGAAGTTATCGATATCCCCGACGATCGCCCGAAATTTCGGCATTTGTTACTGCGGATCGGACGACGGACTGGGGAAATATTGTTGACGTTAGTAGTCACCGATTTAAATATCCCAGATATCGAAGGACAAGCACAACGCTGGATGCAGCGTTATCCCAAGCTCGTCGGCGTCTGTCTCAATCTTAACGATCGACCGACTAATAATATATTTGGTACCGAAACTCGGTGCATCGCTGGGCGCGAATATATCTGTGAGACGTTTGGTAACTTACAGTTCCAACTCAAAGGCGATACCTTCTTTCAGATCTACACCGAGCAAGCCGAAGCTGTACTAGATCTAATTGTCGATCGAGCTGGGTTCAAAGGTACGGAAACGCTAATCGATGCCTATTGTGGGATCGGTACTTTTACGCTGCCCCTCTCTAAGCGCGTCAAACGCGTCATGGGCATCGAAGTCCACAGTGCCTCAGTAATTCAAGCCAGAGCCAACGCCCGACTCAATGGCATTAATAATGTCGAATTCCGTACTGGTGAAGTTGAAGAATTATTGCCAGAACTAGACATGCAAGCCGATATCGTGTTGCTCGATCCGCCCCGCACGGGTTGCGATCGCGCCGTCCTCGACGCGCTCACAGACATGCAACCAGCACAAATTATCTATATCAGTTGCAAACCATCTACTCTCGCCAGAGACTTACAAATCCTGTGCGAGCAAGGTAATTACCAGCTCGATCTCGTTCAACCTGCCGATTTCTTCCCCCAAACGGCACATGTGGAATGTGTTGCTTTCCTGAGTAAGTCGCAGGTTACAGCCCCCGCTCCAGCGGAACTCGCTAGTATCTAGCTCTATTCCGGGGTGAGACTACTGGCTTTGCTGAATATACTCGATCGCGACGAGCAAAGCTAATAGCATCACTTCATAGCTAGCATCGGGATCGCGATCGAGCGTCATCAATGCCGATCTCTCTCTGATAATAAAACCATAAATGGCCGCATTAACCATGCGCATCGTATCGACGATCGCGTCTCGATTTGCTGTGGATAGTTGCAGTGAATCTTGAAACCAGCGGAGCGACTGCTGAATGATTTCGGCTTCTGGTGGCTCTGTCGGACGCAATTGATATTCCATCATCACTGCATATCGTGCGGGATAAGATTTGGCAAAATTACGGGTAGCTCGCGCACCTGCGAGAAATAATGCTCGCTTGTCATCGATCCCCGCAGTTTGGCTGCGGCAATGTATCAGATATTCGCACCAAATTTGCAATGCTACCGCACGCCGCAATCCAGTATTGCCTTCCAAATGCTTGTAAATTGCTGGTGGTTTGATTCCTAGTTCTCGCGCTACCCGATTTACTCCCAGCGCAGATTCGCCTTCTCGATCGAGACAAGCGATCGCCGCATCGATGACATCCTGCGGGGTGAGGGAGTTGGCTTTGAGTGGACGACCCATAGGGGTGCAAGGGTAATGGGTGGATGGGTGGATGGGTAATGGAAATTAACTATCCACCCATCCACTATTTACTATTTACTAATGCTTCGTGTCTTCCTTCATTAGAGCGATCGAGATTTGCTTAAGTTAATTAAATTAACTAAATTTAGATATAATTGAGTCGATCGAGAATAAATGGTCTGTTGCTGATGAATGACCTAACCTTTGCTTCGGCGCACCAACTGGCGCAAGCGATCCGCGAGCGGCAAGTTTCAACAGTTGAAGTTATTGAAGCCCATATAGCCAAGATTTCGCGCCATAACACCCAGCTAAATGCAATTTGTACGTTGGATACCGAAAATGCTCTTAGCAGGGCGAAGGAGGCCGATTTAGCCCTGTCTAGAGGCGAAAACTGGGGTCGATTGCATGGGGTGCCAGTGACGATTAAAGATATTTTTGAAACAGCGGGACTTCGCACTACGGCGGGTTATATCCCTCTTAAAGATTATATTCCCTTACAAGATGCGACGATCGTGGCCAGACTGCGATCGGCAGGCGCGATTATTGTGGGTAAAACTCGATGTTCAAGTTTTTGAAAACTGCTGAAGTGTATGATATGGGATGAAGGATCGGTATAGAAAGGTAAAGACATGCTACTCAATAAGCCTTTGCCCTTCATCGAAGACTTTATCAACGAATTGAACAAGGGACTGAAAAGTTACAATCCAGATGGGGGCTTGAGCAGAATTCAGCGTGGATGGATCGGATTCTGTCTGATGGGCATAATACTGACGAACAGCGTATGCTGGGCAAGATTTGAACGGGTGAGCCTGGGGAAATACAGCCTGGGAGCCTTATCATGGATGTTTCGCAAATCCAAACTGCCATGGGAGATGATGCTTCAAGTTAGTATAGCAATAGTGCTCAAGCAGTATGGTATTTCTGGAGGTACTTTGGTGACTGACGACTCAGATCATCAGCGCAGTAAGAAGACACCAAGGTTATTCAAAACCCATAAAATCAGAGACAAAGGTAGCGGGGGATATATAAATGGTCAAAACATAGTGTTATTAATACTAGTTACTGACAAAGTGAGCTTGCCAGTTGGATTTGAGGTCTATCAACCTGACCCTCAACAACAAGCATGGACAAGAGAAGATCAACGTCTGAGAAAGAAAGGTATCGCGAAAAAAAACCGCCCAGAGGCTCCACCCCATAATCCAGACTACCCAACTAAACCAGAATTAGTGTTGCGATTAATGGAGCAGTTTCGGAAGCACCACAGTCAAATCAAGATCAAAGCCGTCGTTGCTGATGCACTATATGGTCAGGCAAAATTCATGGATGCAGCATCAGGCTTATTTGGTGGAGTCCAAGTCATTAGCCAATTGCGTTATAACCAAAATATTCGTTTTCGAGGCCGAAAACAAAGCCTAAAGCACTATTTTTCAAGTTATCCGGGAGTTCCTCAAGAGTTGAGTATTCGAGGTCAACCTGCCATTACAGCCAATGTTGGAAGTATCAGAGTGGAAGTTTGTGCTCACGGAAAAAAGCGATTTGTGATTGCGCTGAAGTATCCGGGTGAGCAAGATTATCGATATTTAGTTGCTACGGATCTGACTTGGCGCACCATAGATATCATCCAAGCGTATACACTGAGATGGTTAGTAGAGGTTTTCATCGAGGACTGGAAGTCTTATGAAGGTTGGGCGCAGTTGGCCAAGCAAACAGGTAAAGAAGGGACAAGCCGTGGCCTGACCCTGAGTCTGTTGCTTGACTTATGCCTCTTGCTTCACCCGAGACAAATAGCCCGCGTTGACAGCAAGCTGCCCGCATATACTGTGGGCAGTCTACTCCGCAATCTTCAGATGGAAGCTTTGTTGTTATATTTTGAGCAGTTGCTACAAGCACCTAATCCGGTTGAGCAGTTGAATCAATTAAGTCAATCAGTTCAGGAGTTTTTCCTTTTGAGATCGTCTGGTAAACATATGAGTGGTAGAGATTTAGGTCGCTTAGAACCCACTCCCTCCCTCAATCGTCGAGCTGTAGCTTAAAAACTTGAACATCGAGTAAAACGAACCTGGCAGAATTAGCTGGAGACTTTCAAAGTACCAACTCGCTCTTCCCTCGCGTCAATAATCCTTGGCATCTCGATTATACATCGGGTGGCAGTTCTGGTGGTAGTGCGGCGGCTGTTGCTGTGGGATTTTCCTGTCTGGATCTCGGCAACGATTTCGCGGGTTCGATCCGGCAACCCGCACATTGTTGTGGTGTATATGGACTCAAACCAACGGATCGGCGGATTTCGACGGCGGGGGCGATTCCGGAAGTACCAGGAATGCCGATCTGTTTGCGACAAATGATGACAGTTGGCTGCTTTGCCCGATCGATCGAGGATTTGCAACTGTGCTTCGAGCTAATTGTCGGGGCCGATTCGCGTCGCCCTGATGTGCCGCCAATTCCGCTAGATTTACCTATTGGCAAATCCTTACGGGATCTCAAAATTGCCTGGAGCGATGAATGGGAGCAAGTTTCTGTTAGTGCAGAAATTAAAGCCGCCATGGTAGCGAGTTCTCAAAAACTAGCAGCGGCTGGTGCTAATATCGTTCGCTGGTGTCCGCCAGACTGGGATTTCGGTGAAATCTTCGCGCTCTACGGGCGGATGTCAGCCTATGTCAATAAATACGCTCAACCGATCGATATCTATAATGTGCGGCGAAGTGTGGAATTATTATGGCGGACGGCGACTCAAGGGGATAAGCAACTCCGCCAACTGGGAAATTTTAGTCGCTTTTTACCCGAACTACTAAATCCCAGCTTGAAGGGCTATTTTCAGGCTCTGACGGAACGCGACAGGTTTATCGCTCGGATGGATGCAGCTTTAGAGCCGTGGGATGTGTGGATCTGTCCGGTGGCGGCGACGCCTGCGTTTACCCATCGTCCCGCCTGGAGTGCTGTGGAGATCGATGGTAGATCGTATCCTCATGTGTTGGCAAATGGAGCCTATACGCTGCCATTCAATCTCAGCGGACAGCCATCGGTAGCGATTCCGATTTCGCGAAGCGAAGGCTACGTCAACGCTCTAACTCCGGCTGGATTGCCGATTGGGATGCAGCTTATCGGCAAACGGTGGCGGGAAATGGAACTACTCTCGATCGCCCGAGAAATCGATAAAATAGTCGGCGACTTTCGTCATCCACCAGGATATTAGACCAGATCCACTTCCCAAACCCTTCTTTGGCGATCGAAATTCCAGGTTGCCCTGCTTGTCTTGTCTTGATGCAGTTGTAGAGCAGGATGGATTAGTTATAGACAGCAGAAAATCAGTAAGATCCTCGAAATCTAGGGTAGGGGTAATTCATGAAGCGACCGAAATCATACGGAGGTTTCCTCCGCGTGATTTCGGTCAAGACATTACCCCTAGATTTCGAGACGATTGGTATTGTTAAGCAGCTACAGCTTCGTATTTGACCTTCGCATACTGACCCATGGGTTGATATTCTGGTACCAAGTCGTGGAGAACAGATACGCATTCGGTGACTTCACACTGAGCGGCTGCATTTAGTAAGTTGGTGAGTTGGGGAGACAGCTCTTTCCAGCCTAATTTAGCCTCGCGAGCGCAGAAAATCTTGGGATGTCCGGTGGGTAAAGCTGCATCGCAATCGATTAATAGCTCTTCATAGATTTTCTCACCTGGGCGCAAGCCGACGATCTCGATTTTGATATCTTTATGCGGCTCCATTCCATGTAGGCGAATCATCTGAGTAGCGAGGTCGTAAATCTTGACAGGTTCGCCCATATCGAGGAGAAATACTTCGCCGCCTTTAGCCATTGCGCCTGCTTGGATAACTAATGTCGCTGCTTCAGGAATAGTCATAAAGTAGCGAGTAATATCTGCATGAGTCAGAGTGAGGGACTTGCCGGAGGTAATTTGCTCACGAAAGCGAGGAACTACGGAGCCACTGCGGCCTAGAACGTTACCGAACCGAACCATCGTAAAGCAGGTATTGTGGTTGGGCAAATCGGCCAAGCCTTGCAAGACTAATTCGGCGACGCGCTTGGTGGCACCCATGATATTTGTAGGGCGGACGGCTTTGTCGGTGGAGATCAAGACAAATTTATGAACTCCACAAGCGATCGCGCACTTTGCCGCAGTTAGGGTGCCGTTAATGTTATTAACTATACCTGAAACCGGATTGGCTTCAACGATCGGGACGTGTTTGTAAGCAGCCGCATGATAGATCGTCTCGACGCCGTATTTAGCGATAACTCCCGTTAAAGTTTGAGCGTCGGTGACCGAACCCAAACAGGCAACTTTTTCGAGGTGGGGATAGTTTTCGCCTAGCTCCATGTCCATCTGGTAGAGGGCAAATTCATGTAGCTCGTAAATAATCAGCAATTTAGGCTGTTGTTTGGCAATTTGACGGCACAGTTCCGAACCGATCGAACCACCACCACCCGTAACCAGTACTACTCGATCGGTAATATCTTGCTGGAGCAATTCGGGACGAGCGGCGATGGCTTTGCGGCCTAATAAATCTTCGATATCTAGCTCGCGGACTTTGTTAATCGAAACGTGACCGCTTAAAATCTCGGCAATGCTCGGTACTGTTTTGACAGGTACTCCCAGTACTTGCAGTTTCTGTAAAATTTCGCGTTTGCGCTGGCCTTCGATCGATGGCATTGCGAGGAGAATTTCTTCAAACCCAATGTTGGCTTTGAGCTTGTGCAACTCTGCTGGCGAGTAAACGCGGATACCTTGAACGTTACGCCCTTGGAGATAGGGACTATCGTCCACAAATCCGATCGGGCGGTTGCCGCGTTGGCCAGCTAAAGCCTGTGCCAGGATGCAGCCAGCACTACCAGCCCCATAGATGACTACTCCGCCATTTTTCTGACCGGGATAATTAATTTCGTGGAGTCGGCCTAGCGTCAACCGCACGCACATCCGAACTGAGATTGTTAAGATTAAAGTCAGCATCCCATGAACTACAGGGACAGACAGGGGAATTACAGGACTCGTAGACAGATTAGCAACGATCGATGTAATCAAGCAACTTAAGATTGCTGCTTTGGCGATCGTAATGATGAATCCGCCATCGAGATATCGCAATACTTGTCGATAAATTCCAAACGCCCAAAATAATCCGATCTCGATCCCAACTGCGAGCATCGCGAATTTACCCAAGTGCAACGTTTCCATGGGGGTGAGGTCAAATCCATACTCAAAGCCGATCGCCGCAATAATCGAAGCCAGGAACAAACTGATATCGACTGACGTCAAGATCGTATACTTCTGATGATTGGAAAGCGCATTTATAAGTTTTTCAAGAGTCGCTGCGGTAGCTTCAATACTCAACAAAGATCGGCTTTTAGTGGACATGATATTATGACACAATCGACGGTTTTTAACAAGTTGGGATCGAGGTTAAATCGAATTTAAATCGAGTTTAAATCTTGATTTATGACCTTTGCTAATTACGATAGTAACTAGCATTGTCACTTTAGTGTGTGAGGTTAGTAACGGATGAGTTGATGCAACCTAAACCGAGTCATCTTAACGAACGATTGTGTTGAAAAACAGTTCGCGAACTTTTGCTCGATATCTCTAAAGTATATTTTTTTTATCTAAATGTACTCAGCCAAATATCTGAACTTATTTAGGTTGAGAGAGAGGTCTAGTGACTCACAGACTGCGATTTTTTAATTTTCAATCCACGCGGGCGTTAATTTCATGGATAGGTAAAACGAGCTGCCTCCAAATCGATCGCAATGTAAAAATACAGTAAACAATTATTTCTCTCAATCCGGAAATTTGCAGTACAATGTAAATTAACTACTTTTTCGGTGAGGAGTGCACCAGAGAAACTATGAAGCAAAACAAACAAAAATCTAATTTCAAACGTGCTCAGATCGCGCGAATTGCATCCGTAATGCTAGGCTCGGTCTTTACAGGTGTAGCGGTTGCTATGAGTCCTGTACTTGCAGTCCCCACT harbors:
- the rlmD gene encoding 23S rRNA (uracil(1939)-C(5))-methyltransferase RlmD, with translation MKQGDVVEIQIVDVSESGEGVGRVNDRVVFVPDTVTGDRIAARITHVKRQYAHGKLLEVLEASPHRVRPSCIVADKCGGCQLQHIDYDYQLAAKENQVLQALKRIGGFAEPPVAPIVGARGNFAYRNKVTYPLGVSDSGTVKAGYYRKGTHQIVNLNQCPVQDERLNPLLAEIKQDIQDRGWQIYQPESKGAREPGARRTGVQIVVTQERDLGVSDRGIPKPKLRNRQTVTEVIDIPDDRPKFRHLLLRIGRRTGEILLTLVVTDLNIPDIEGQAQRWMQRYPKLVGVCLNLNDRPTNNIFGTETRCIAGREYICETFGNLQFQLKGDTFFQIYTEQAEAVLDLIVDRAGFKGTETLIDAYCGIGTFTLPLSKRVKRVMGIEVHSASVIQARANARLNGINNVEFRTGEVEELLPELDMQADIVLLDPPRTGCDRAVLDALTDMQPAQIIYISCKPSTLARDLQILCEQGNYQLDLVQPADFFPQTAHVECVAFLSKSQVTAPAPAELASI
- a CDS encoding TetR/AcrR family transcriptional regulator; the encoded protein is MGRPLKANSLTPQDVIDAAIACLDREGESALGVNRVARELGIKPPAIYKHLEGNTGLRRAVALQIWCEYLIHCRSQTAGIDDKRALFLAGARATRNFAKSYPARYAVMMEYQLRPTEPPEAEIIQQSLRWFQDSLQLSTANRDAIVDTMRMVNAAIYGFIIRERSALMTLDRDPDASYEVMLLALLVAIEYIQQSQ
- a CDS encoding amidase family protein, producing the protein MNDLTFASAHQLAQAIRERQVSTVEVIEAHIAKISRHNTQLNAICTLDTENALSRAKEADLALSRGENWGRLHGVPVTIKDIFETAGLRTTAGYIPLKDYIPLQDATIVARLRSAGAIIVGKTRCSSF
- a CDS encoding transposase: MLLNKPLPFIEDFINELNKGLKSYNPDGGLSRIQRGWIGFCLMGIILTNSVCWARFERVSLGKYSLGALSWMFRKSKLPWEMMLQVSIAIVLKQYGISGGTLVTDDSDHQRSKKTPRLFKTHKIRDKGSGGYINGQNIVLLILVTDKVSLPVGFEVYQPDPQQQAWTREDQRLRKKGIAKKNRPEAPPHNPDYPTKPELVLRLMEQFRKHHSQIKIKAVVADALYGQAKFMDAASGLFGGVQVISQLRYNQNIRFRGRKQSLKHYFSSYPGVPQELSIRGQPAITANVGSIRVEVCAHGKKRFVIALKYPGEQDYRYLVATDLTWRTIDIIQAYTLRWLVEVFIEDWKSYEGWAQLAKQTGKEGTSRGLTLSLLLDLCLLLHPRQIARVDSKLPAYTVGSLLRNLQMEALLLYFEQLLQAPNPVEQLNQLSQSVQEFFLLRSSGKHMSGRDLGRLEPTPSLNRRAVA
- a CDS encoding amidase, producing MAELAGDFQSTNSLFPRVNNPWHLDYTSGGSSGGSAAAVAVGFSCLDLGNDFAGSIRQPAHCCGVYGLKPTDRRISTAGAIPEVPGMPICLRQMMTVGCFARSIEDLQLCFELIVGADSRRPDVPPIPLDLPIGKSLRDLKIAWSDEWEQVSVSAEIKAAMVASSQKLAAAGANIVRWCPPDWDFGEIFALYGRMSAYVNKYAQPIDIYNVRRSVELLWRTATQGDKQLRQLGNFSRFLPELLNPSLKGYFQALTERDRFIARMDAALEPWDVWICPVAATPAFTHRPAWSAVEIDGRSYPHVLANGAYTLPFNLSGQPSVAIPISRSEGYVNALTPAGLPIGMQLIGKRWREMELLSIAREIDKIVGDFRHPPGY
- a CDS encoding polysaccharide biosynthesis protein, coding for MSTKSRSLLSIEATAATLEKLINALSNHQKYTILTSVDISLFLASIIAAIGFEYGFDLTPMETLHLGKFAMLAVGIEIGLFWAFGIYRQVLRYLDGGFIITIAKAAILSCLITSIVANLSTSPVIPLSVPVVHGMLTLILTISVRMCVRLTLGRLHEINYPGQKNGGVVIYGAGSAGCILAQALAGQRGNRPIGFVDDSPYLQGRNVQGIRVYSPAELHKLKANIGFEEILLAMPSIEGQRKREILQKLQVLGVPVKTVPSIAEILSGHVSINKVRELDIEDLLGRKAIAARPELLQQDITDRVVLVTGGGGSIGSELCRQIAKQQPKLLIIYELHEFALYQMDMELGENYPHLEKVACLGSVTDAQTLTGVIAKYGVETIYHAAAYKHVPIVEANPVSGIVNNINGTLTAAKCAIACGVHKFVLISTDKAVRPTNIMGATKRVAELVLQGLADLPNHNTCFTMVRFGNVLGRSGSVVPRFREQITSGKSLTLTHADITRYFMTIPEAATLVIQAGAMAKGGEVFLLDMGEPVKIYDLATQMIRLHGMEPHKDIKIEIVGLRPGEKIYEELLIDCDAALPTGHPKIFCAREAKLGWKELSPQLTNLLNAAAQCEVTECVSVLHDLVPEYQPMGQYAKVKYEAVAA